A portion of the Pedobacter cryoconitis genome contains these proteins:
- a CDS encoding sensor histidine kinase, giving the protein MKISDNCDQDQHQEKSLNNFSSISWLRLNLYNIPVGIGVGIALCLLISAFKGQWISTRSLIYQVLFSTVIAFCIVNTIFVSQKIMKISSGKGWLFLIVYYLSSILGMLIAIEMIYLIQAWLFHQEYHFLHLEDARFSIVVVVIVCTVIKIYTSQKRNMNAKLREKNMNLLKLNQMKTEAELATLQSKINPHFLYNSLNAIASLIHENPDQAERMTIQLSKLFRYSINQNQESLVTVQEEMEIVSTYLDIERVRFGDRIDFIIAVDEALSNDKIPRFLIQPLVENALKHGLKNVADHALLRVEIQKTDKITIAVIDNGVPFPEELETGYGLQSTYEKLQLLYGSDYEVQILNQPIKQIKIIIPFTHG; this is encoded by the coding sequence ATGAAAATATCAGATAACTGCGATCAGGATCAGCACCAGGAAAAAAGTCTGAACAATTTCAGCTCGATAAGCTGGCTGAGGTTAAACCTTTATAATATCCCCGTTGGAATTGGGGTAGGCATTGCACTTTGCTTACTGATCAGCGCATTCAAAGGGCAATGGATTAGCACAAGAAGCCTTATTTACCAGGTTTTATTTAGTACGGTCATTGCTTTTTGCATCGTCAATACCATATTCGTTTCTCAGAAGATCATGAAAATCAGCAGTGGAAAAGGATGGCTGTTCCTGATTGTATATTATCTGTCCAGTATTCTGGGGATGCTGATCGCTATAGAAATGATATACCTGATTCAAGCATGGCTCTTTCATCAAGAGTATCATTTCTTACACCTGGAAGATGCCCGGTTCAGTATTGTTGTAGTTGTTATTGTCTGCACGGTTATTAAAATCTACACTTCGCAAAAAAGAAATATGAATGCGAAACTAAGAGAGAAAAATATGAATCTCCTAAAGCTGAATCAAATGAAAACCGAGGCAGAGCTGGCCACACTTCAATCTAAAATTAATCCTCATTTTTTATATAACTCTCTGAATGCGATTGCCAGTTTAATACATGAAAACCCTGATCAGGCGGAGCGCATGACTATCCAGCTTTCTAAATTATTCAGATACAGTATCAATCAAAATCAGGAAAGCCTGGTTACTGTTCAGGAAGAGATGGAGATTGTAAGTACTTATCTTGATATTGAAAGGGTAAGATTTGGTGACCGGATTGACTTTATAATTGCAGTTGATGAAGCACTATCAAACGATAAAATCCCCCGGTTTCTGATTCAGCCGCTGGTAGAAAATGCGCTGAAGCATGGACTGAAAAATGTAGCTGACCATGCCCTTTTACGTGTTGAAATACAAAAAACAGATAAAATTACAATTGCTGTGATCGATAACGGTGTTCCTTTTCCTGAAGAACTGGAAACTGGATACGGTCTGCAAAGTACTTATGAAAAATTACAGCTGCTTTATGGTAGCGATTACGAGGTGCAAATCCTGAATCAACCCATTAAACAAATAAAAATTATCATTCCTTTTACACATGGGTAA
- a CDS encoding PAS domain-containing sensor histidine kinase: protein MIPSNEQLFQSVFNYATLPMFVVNTDFVIIAHNKQHKIISNTLDQDIIGVNVGVAFESLTGAEALTLLVDNLMLSKNNKEVTQLPSFQFISLAPLNDETENIWRIEIVPVLNNAQEVDYLLTIWHAVHLTAEIIPVTQSQLTEEIMATSGQVESGTEQLEAAAEELETISDELTQTQEKMNKLSQELEEKENLDADKHSDKKQEVESQRDRLKRFLMQAPAGICILDGPEFVFELINPSFQELFPNRSLLGKTFVAALPEIKGLLMWEILQEVYATGETFQGSEMLIPLANEETGNAEERYFNFIYQARFDSTGKIDGILLFVYEVTDMVLVRLEVQENEQRFRLLLNAIPQIAWTNTVEGEINFYNEQWYSYTGMGAEENQSLALRQMMHPDDLKNHIERFKAILASEDSGHYETRLKDENGGYKWYLIRMQPIKDDEGVVLLWIGTATDINDLKILQQQKDDFISIASHELKTPVASLKASMQLLDRMKHNSSEKMQSLIGLAGKSVDKVSGLIDSLLDSNQLAEGGIPLHKTLFNLSELIGSCAVEVFRDDQSQLVITGDKDLSVNADQDRIEQVIINMLTNAVKYAPGSKEITINIEKITDTVKVSVTDKGPGIPAEKTPYLFDRYYRVEDSRQPGLGLGLYICAEIIAKHEGKIGADSEVGVGSTFWFILPL from the coding sequence ATGATTCCTTCTAATGAACAGCTTTTTCAGTCCGTATTTAATTATGCCACTCTTCCAATGTTTGTGGTTAATACGGATTTTGTAATAATTGCGCATAATAAACAGCATAAAATAATTAGTAATACCCTTGATCAGGATATTATAGGTGTTAATGTAGGTGTAGCATTTGAATCTTTAACGGGGGCTGAAGCATTGACTTTACTAGTTGATAATTTGATGTTATCAAAGAATAATAAAGAAGTTACGCAATTGCCTTCTTTTCAATTTATATCTCTTGCGCCGCTAAATGATGAAACTGAGAATATCTGGCGGATAGAAATTGTACCGGTCTTAAATAATGCACAGGAGGTAGATTATCTATTAACAATCTGGCATGCCGTTCACCTGACTGCAGAAATTATTCCTGTTACCCAAAGCCAGCTCACAGAGGAAATAATGGCAACCAGCGGACAAGTTGAATCAGGTACTGAACAGCTTGAAGCTGCTGCTGAAGAGTTAGAAACGATCAGCGATGAATTAACGCAGACACAGGAAAAAATGAATAAGCTGAGTCAGGAACTGGAAGAGAAGGAAAACCTGGATGCTGATAAACATTCAGATAAGAAACAGGAGGTAGAGAGCCAGCGGGACCGGCTTAAAAGGTTCTTAATGCAAGCCCCTGCAGGGATATGTATACTGGATGGGCCTGAATTTGTTTTCGAACTGATTAATCCTTCTTTTCAGGAATTATTTCCTAACCGCAGTCTTCTTGGAAAAACTTTTGTAGCTGCTTTACCAGAAATCAAAGGACTGCTGATGTGGGAAATTTTGCAGGAGGTTTATGCCACCGGAGAAACTTTCCAGGGAAGTGAAATGCTTATTCCCCTTGCAAATGAAGAGACTGGAAATGCTGAGGAACGTTATTTTAATTTTATTTACCAGGCACGTTTTGATTCGACAGGGAAAATAGACGGCATATTGTTGTTTGTATATGAAGTGACGGATATGGTTTTAGTGCGGCTTGAAGTGCAGGAAAATGAGCAGCGTTTCCGTTTACTGTTAAATGCGATCCCACAAATTGCCTGGACCAATACAGTAGAGGGCGAAATCAATTTTTACAACGAGCAGTGGTATAGTTATACGGGAATGGGTGCCGAAGAAAATCAAAGCTTGGCTTTAAGGCAGATGATGCATCCTGATGATCTCAAAAATCATATTGAAAGGTTTAAAGCGATTCTGGCCAGTGAAGATAGCGGGCATTATGAGACGCGCTTAAAAGATGAAAATGGCGGTTACAAATGGTACCTGATCCGGATGCAGCCTATTAAAGATGATGAAGGTGTGGTTTTGCTTTGGATAGGGACAGCTACTGATATTAATGATCTTAAAATTTTACAGCAGCAAAAAGATGATTTTATCAGCATTGCTAGTCATGAATTGAAAACCCCGGTCGCTTCTTTGAAGGCTTCTATGCAGTTATTGGACCGGATGAAACATAATTCTTCTGAGAAGATGCAGAGTCTGATCGGTTTGGCTGGTAAAAGTGTAGATAAGGTTAGTGGTTTGATAGATAGTTTATTAGATTCAAATCAGCTGGCCGAAGGAGGGATTCCGCTTCATAAGACCTTGTTTAATTTATCTGAACTGATTGGAAGTTGTGCCGTGGAGGTATTCAGAGATGATCAAAGTCAGCTTGTAATTACCGGAGATAAAGATCTTTCAGTGAACGCAGATCAGGATAGGATAGAGCAGGTTATCATTAATATGTTGACGAATGCGGTCAAATATGCTCCGGGTTCAAAAGAGATTACTATAAATATTGAAAAGATAACGGATACGGTTAAAGTGTCAGTTACCGATAAAGGGCCTGGTATTCCTGCTGAAAAGACGCCTTATTTGTTCGATCGTTATTATAGGGTAGAGGATTCCAGACAACCTGGTTTAGGCTTAGGCCTTTATATATGTGCGGAGATTATTGCTAAACACGAGGGGAAAATAGGCGCAGATAGTGAAGTAGGAGTGGGTAGTACTTTTTGGTTTATCCTGCCGCTTTAG
- a CDS encoding NAD(P)/FAD-dependent oxidoreductase translates to MAIKSNRMKDFDIIVIGKGLVGSAAAKYLSITKKRIAVIGPDEPSDYDKSTVFASHYDQARVQRIIGKDKVWTRLNLDSVKQYRTLQEQSGIHFHNPVGCLYVNPAGRDEYLNKAAYLASQFSLDYTAYANGAALASDFGDYSFPESSQGLLEPSPSGLINPRLLLKAQLSIFEKHNGTNLKETVLAITHHKRGYIVTSEEGHSYQAPKILLAAGSFVNFHNLITQKLDLQLKNEIILLARLTPTQASELAKLPSLLYEIDNTITEGIYLIQPVQYPDGHYYIKMGCNMPEDIYFDHIKQVQDWFRKGNSDQFINRLKQALVKILPNIKPVEYLTKRCIINRSVHGRPYIGETNQPGLYVASGCNGYSAMCSDAIGGVAAHLISHRKLPEHYGEKDFEIFYR, encoded by the coding sequence ATGGCGATAAAATCAAACAGGATGAAGGATTTCGACATTATTGTTATTGGTAAAGGATTAGTTGGATCGGCAGCCGCTAAATATCTGTCGATCACAAAGAAGAGAATTGCTGTTATAGGGCCGGATGAGCCTTCAGATTATGATAAATCCACAGTTTTTGCAAGTCATTATGATCAGGCGCGTGTACAACGCATCATCGGAAAAGATAAAGTTTGGACACGTTTAAATCTGGACTCCGTTAAACAATACCGCACCCTGCAAGAACAAAGCGGCATACATTTTCACAATCCTGTTGGCTGTTTATACGTAAATCCAGCAGGGAGAGATGAATATTTAAATAAAGCAGCTTATCTGGCCAGCCAATTCAGCCTGGATTATACAGCCTATGCCAATGGTGCAGCGCTTGCTTCAGATTTTGGTGATTACAGTTTTCCTGAAAGTTCACAGGGTCTGTTAGAACCCTCACCTTCAGGTCTGATTAATCCCAGGTTATTGCTAAAGGCACAATTATCAATTTTTGAAAAGCATAATGGAACAAATCTAAAGGAGACTGTTTTAGCTATTACCCATCATAAACGTGGATATATAGTCACCTCAGAAGAAGGTCACTCTTATCAGGCGCCTAAAATACTGCTGGCCGCCGGATCATTTGTAAATTTCCATAACCTGATCACTCAGAAGCTGGATTTACAACTAAAAAATGAAATTATCCTGTTAGCCAGACTGACACCCACACAAGCATCAGAATTAGCAAAACTCCCTTCGTTACTCTATGAAATTGACAACACCATCACCGAAGGAATATATCTGATTCAGCCCGTTCAGTACCCCGATGGCCATTATTATATAAAAATGGGCTGTAACATGCCCGAAGACATCTACTTTGATCATATTAAGCAGGTACAGGATTGGTTTAGAAAAGGAAACAGTGATCAGTTTATCAATAGATTAAAACAGGCATTAGTAAAGATATTACCAAATATTAAACCTGTTGAATACCTGACTAAACGTTGCATCATCAACCGTTCGGTGCATGGCAGACCGTATATCGGAGAAACCAATCAGCCTGGATTATATGTAGCCAGTGGCTGTAATGGTTATTCAGCGATGTGTTCTGATGCAATTGGAGGAGTAGCAGCTCATCTGATCAGTCACAGAAAACTACCTGAACATTATGGTGAAAAAGACTTTGAAATTTTCTACCGCTAG
- a CDS encoding LytR/AlgR family response regulator transcription factor, translating into MGKHWTTIIIDDEELARKRLKRLLAVHDCIHIVGEAANGAEGLQQIEKLNPDLVFLDIEMPVLNGFEMLSRLAKSPKVIFTTAYDQYAVKAFEEESVDYLLKPIEDERLAKAVNRLQTQQQEPDYTIPLDLLMRQLKIKKEVKTLTVKIGDRILLVKIQDLVYIDAEEKYVFLNTIDGKRSLTDFTITALAEKLPDQFVRINRSTIINSDLIKEIKRGFNGAFFFIMNDAECTKLNSSRSFGPALKDIFDI; encoded by the coding sequence ATGGGTAAGCACTGGACTACCATTATTATAGACGATGAAGAATTGGCAAGAAAAAGGCTTAAACGGCTTCTTGCTGTCCACGATTGTATTCATATTGTTGGAGAAGCAGCCAATGGAGCTGAAGGTTTACAACAAATAGAAAAGCTTAATCCAGACCTGGTATTTCTTGATATAGAAATGCCAGTCCTGAATGGCTTTGAAATGTTAAGCCGTCTGGCAAAATCACCGAAAGTAATCTTCACAACAGCCTACGATCAATATGCGGTAAAGGCTTTTGAAGAAGAATCTGTCGATTATTTATTAAAGCCCATTGAAGATGAAAGATTGGCAAAAGCTGTAAATAGATTGCAAACTCAGCAGCAAGAGCCTGATTACACGATACCACTGGATCTGCTGATGCGCCAGTTGAAGATAAAAAAAGAGGTTAAAACGCTGACTGTTAAAATCGGCGATAGAATTTTGTTAGTCAAAATCCAGGACCTGGTTTATATTGACGCCGAAGAAAAGTATGTCTTTTTAAATACTATAGATGGAAAAAGGAGCCTCACAGATTTTACGATCACAGCACTGGCTGAAAAACTACCTGATCAATTTGTCAGGATTAATAGAAGTACAATTATCAATTCTGATTTAATCAAAGAAATAAAAAGAGGTTTTAATGGTGCATTCTTTTTTATCATGAACGATGCTGAGTGTACCAAACTCAATTCCAGCAGAAGTTTTGGTCCCGCATTAAAAGATATTTTTGATATTTAA